A genomic window from Candidatus Denitrolinea symbiosum includes:
- a CDS encoding ABC transporter substrate-binding protein — protein MPVSNRPLHAIFAIFILLSLTLSACQPGQGGTSAPPPAPAATQTPSPAYTPTPLPPRTLNVCLGAAPNTLYPLGGPNAAARSVLEAVYDGPFDALGYDYKPVILEKMPNLEDGSVQLASVSVTNGNEVADADGTLTILKAGTRVRPAGCRSDECAVVFDGINPLAMDAMTVMFKLKSGLLWSDGTPVTAEDSAYAFTLAKNEETPGSKFIFDRTQSYEAVDDQTLQWWGKPGFIDPTYFVNFWTPLPKHVWGQLSASELQKSELSSRAPMGYGPYVVKEWNDDSLRLTKNPYYFRAAEGLPKFDELIFRIVPNAEAAMANLINGRCDLIDSTVNLDAQTSLLKEMDRTGQARAYFGQTPTLEWLALGISPASYDDGVQAKDRPDFFADPRLRQAIAYCLDRQAIVSNVLYGLVDVPDSFAASASPLHAASLQAYPFDPEKGKQLLNNMGWRDHDNNPATPRHAQGVDRVVNGTELNLTYIATSAAQRRQVADILSQSLIGCGIGVNVVHLSQLEFYAEGPAGPLFGRNFDLAEFAMHTPSVLPACERFASFEIPSAANHWVGTNVSGYKNPEYDAACSSARQSLPSEASHAENYRLAQAIFVQDLPAIPLFFRIETAAARFDFCNFALDPTAASDLYNIEAFDYGDACLP, from the coding sequence ATGCCCGTGTCGAACCGCCCGCTTCATGCCATCTTTGCGATTTTCATCCTGCTTTCACTGACGTTATCCGCCTGCCAGCCGGGGCAGGGCGGGACTTCCGCGCCGCCTCCGGCCCCCGCCGCCACGCAGACTCCCTCTCCCGCGTACACGCCCACCCCGCTCCCGCCGCGGACGCTGAACGTCTGCCTGGGCGCGGCGCCCAACACGTTGTACCCGCTCGGAGGTCCGAACGCCGCGGCGCGCAGCGTCCTCGAAGCCGTCTACGATGGGCCGTTCGACGCGCTCGGCTACGATTACAAGCCGGTCATCCTCGAAAAAATGCCCAACCTGGAAGACGGCAGCGTGCAGCTGGCATCCGTCTCGGTGACGAACGGAAACGAAGTGGCGGACGCGGACGGGACCTTGACGATCCTCAAAGCGGGGACGCGCGTCCGCCCGGCCGGATGCCGGAGCGACGAGTGCGCGGTCGTCTTCGACGGGATCAACCCGCTCGCCATGGACGCCATGACCGTCATGTTCAAACTGAAGTCCGGCCTGCTCTGGTCCGACGGGACGCCGGTCACCGCCGAAGATTCCGCCTATGCCTTTACCCTCGCGAAAAACGAAGAGACGCCCGGCTCGAAATTCATCTTTGACCGCACGCAGTCTTACGAGGCCGTAGACGATCAGACGCTCCAATGGTGGGGCAAACCCGGTTTCATTGACCCGACCTATTTCGTCAACTTCTGGACGCCTCTGCCAAAACATGTGTGGGGACAACTTTCCGCGTCCGAGTTGCAAAAATCGGAACTCTCCTCGCGCGCCCCGATGGGATACGGCCCCTACGTCGTCAAAGAATGGAACGACGACAGCCTGCGGCTGACGAAGAATCCCTACTACTTCCGCGCCGCCGAGGGACTGCCCAAATTCGACGAACTGATCTTCCGCATTGTCCCCAACGCGGAAGCGGCCATGGCCAACCTCATCAACGGGCGCTGCGACCTGATCGACTCCACCGTCAATCTCGACGCGCAAACCTCCCTGTTGAAAGAGATGGACCGCACCGGCCAGGCGCGGGCCTACTTTGGGCAGACGCCCACCCTCGAATGGCTGGCGCTGGGGATTTCCCCGGCCTCCTACGACGACGGCGTCCAGGCCAAAGACCGTCCCGACTTCTTCGCCGACCCGCGCCTGCGGCAGGCGATTGCCTACTGTCTCGACCGCCAGGCGATTGTGAGCAATGTCCTCTACGGCCTGGTGGACGTGCCAGACTCTTTTGCGGCCTCGGCCAGCCCGCTGCACGCCGCGTCCCTGCAAGCGTATCCATTCGACCCCGAAAAGGGCAAGCAACTCCTGAACAACATGGGCTGGCGCGACCACGACAACAACCCCGCCACGCCGCGACACGCCCAGGGCGTGGACCGCGTCGTCAACGGGACCGAACTGAACCTGACCTACATCGCAACATCGGCCGCGCAGCGGCGCCAGGTGGCCGACATCCTTTCCCAGTCCCTGATCGGATGCGGGATCGGCGTGAACGTCGTCCATCTTTCGCAGTTGGAATTCTACGCCGAGGGCCCGGCCGGCCCGCTCTTTGGGCGCAACTTTGACCTGGCTGAATTTGCCATGCACACGCCCTCCGTCCTGCCTGCCTGCGAGCGGTTCGCCTCCTTCGAGATTCCCTCGGCTGCCAACCATTGGGTCGGGACGAACGTCAGCGGGTACAAGAATCCCGAATACGACGCGGCCTGCTCCTCGGCGCGTCAATCCCTGCCGAGCGAGGCCTCTCACGCCGAAAACTACCGCCTCGCCCAGGCCATCTTCGTCCAGGACCTGCCCGCCATCCCGCTCTTCTTCCGCATCGAGACGGCCGCGGCGCGCTTCGACTTCTGCAACTTCGCGCTCGATCCCACCGCTGCCAGCGATCTCTACAACATCGAAGCTTTCGATTACGGCGACGCCTGCCTGCCCTAA
- a CDS encoding phosphotransferase, which translates to MGYADLHIHSMYSPDATTTVRGVLKQAADVGLDVVAITDHDEIRGSLEARELASQYGIEAVTGAEVTSADGHIVALYIEELPPAGMSLDDTLLWIGHRGGIAIAPHPFNNLPNSLTLESIVGVFNRPRSKGTLKGIEVYNMATRAFTETAEKLSRYLPLAKTAASDAHVYWAIGVGRTQFPGSSADDLRRALEAATTVPLPFEGKMPAPPLLSWFRRMILRRLGFVSDAVSASSPVNTQRFDRSALLKMMMEKKAKK; encoded by the coding sequence ATGGGCTACGCAGACCTTCACATCCACAGTATGTACAGCCCCGACGCGACGACCACCGTGCGCGGCGTGTTGAAGCAGGCCGCCGACGTGGGACTCGATGTGGTGGCGATCACCGACCACGACGAGATCCGCGGCTCGCTGGAGGCGCGCGAACTCGCCTCGCAGTACGGGATCGAAGCGGTGACCGGCGCGGAGGTCACCTCCGCCGACGGTCACATTGTGGCGCTGTACATCGAAGAACTTCCGCCCGCGGGGATGTCGCTCGACGACACTTTGTTGTGGATCGGGCATCGCGGCGGGATCGCCATCGCGCCGCACCCGTTCAACAACCTGCCGAACAGCCTGACGCTGGAGTCCATTGTGGGCGTGTTCAACCGCCCGCGCTCAAAGGGGACGTTGAAAGGCATCGAAGTTTACAACATGGCGACGCGGGCGTTCACCGAGACGGCGGAGAAGTTGTCGCGCTACCTGCCGCTCGCCAAAACCGCCGCCAGCGACGCGCACGTCTACTGGGCCATCGGCGTGGGGCGGACGCAATTCCCCGGCTCAAGCGCGGACGACCTGCGGCGCGCGCTGGAGGCCGCGACCACCGTCCCGCTCCCATTCGAGGGGAAAATGCCCGCGCCGCCCCTGCTGAGCTGGTTTCGGCGCATGATTCTGCGGCGGCTGGGCTTCGTTTCCGACGCGGTCTCGGCCTCGTCGCCGGTCAATACGCAGCGTTTTGACCGGAGCGCGTTGTTGAAGATGATGATGGAAAAGAAGGCGAAGAAATAA
- a CDS encoding UDP-N-acetylglucosamine diphosphorylase/glucosamine-1-phosphate N-acetyltransferase, with amino-acid sequence MKITAILLAAGQGTRMKSDLPKVLIPVLGRPMIWHALEAVKQASNETPVVVIGHGAEKVTDYLGDSARTVVQDPQLGTAHAVMQAAPLLRGTGGLVLVCYADMPLLRGETLARLVEKQKASRGPISMLTVFNDDPHGFGRVVRAADGTVQAIVEEYVATEEQKRIKELNVGAYCFDADWLWDALTRIEKNPQKGEYYLTDAVEVAVKSGLTVQAEVMEDAEEAVGVNTRVHLAEVEAEMRRRVNLGHMLNGVTLIDPASTYIEVGVEIGRDTVVWPNTYLHGGTAIGEANVIGPNTLIRDSKIGNRCKVLMSVMEGARLEDDVDMGPFARLRTGAHLGSRVHMGNFGEVKDSYLHDGVKMGHFSYIGNADIGSGTNIGAGTITCNYDGEKKHPTVIGENVFIGSDTMLVAPVNLGDGARTGAGAVVTKDVPPDTLVVGIPARAIRKASEQQG; translated from the coding sequence ATGAAAATCACCGCCATCCTTCTCGCCGCCGGACAGGGCACGCGCATGAAGTCGGACCTGCCGAAGGTGCTCATCCCCGTTTTGGGACGCCCGATGATCTGGCACGCGCTGGAAGCCGTGAAGCAGGCCTCGAACGAGACGCCGGTCGTGGTGATCGGACACGGCGCGGAAAAAGTGACCGACTACCTCGGCGATTCGGCGCGCACCGTCGTCCAGGACCCGCAGCTGGGGACGGCTCACGCCGTGATGCAGGCCGCTCCGCTTCTGCGCGGGACGGGAGGGCTGGTCCTCGTCTGCTACGCCGACATGCCCCTCCTGCGCGGCGAGACGCTGGCGCGCCTGGTCGAAAAACAAAAAGCCAGCCGCGGCCCCATCTCCATGCTGACGGTCTTCAACGACGACCCGCACGGGTTCGGACGCGTCGTCCGCGCCGCGGATGGGACGGTGCAGGCCATCGTCGAGGAGTACGTCGCCACCGAGGAGCAGAAGCGGATCAAGGAGCTGAACGTCGGCGCGTACTGCTTCGACGCGGATTGGCTGTGGGACGCGTTGACCCGCATCGAGAAGAATCCGCAGAAAGGCGAATACTACCTGACCGACGCGGTCGAGGTGGCGGTTAAGTCGGGGTTGACGGTGCAGGCCGAGGTCATGGAAGACGCGGAGGAGGCGGTCGGCGTCAACACGCGCGTCCACCTGGCGGAGGTCGAAGCGGAGATGCGTCGGCGCGTCAACCTGGGTCACATGCTGAACGGCGTCACGTTGATCGATCCCGCGTCGACGTACATCGAGGTCGGCGTCGAGATCGGACGCGACACGGTCGTCTGGCCGAACACGTACCTGCACGGCGGGACCGCGATCGGCGAGGCGAACGTCATCGGGCCGAACACGCTCATCCGCGATTCGAAGATCGGGAATCGCTGCAAGGTGTTGATGTCTGTGATGGAGGGCGCGCGGCTCGAAGACGACGTGGACATGGGGCCGTTCGCGCGGCTGCGGACAGGCGCGCATCTTGGCAGCCGCGTCCACATGGGAAATTTTGGCGAGGTGAAGGACTCGTACCTGCACGACGGCGTGAAGATGGGACACTTCTCGTACATCGGCAACGCCGACATCGGTTCGGGGACGAACATCGGCGCGGGGACGATCACTTGCAATTACGACGGCGAGAAGAAGCATCCCACCGTCATCGGCGAGAACGTCTTCATCGGCTCGGACACGATGCTGGTGGCGCCGGTGAACCTCGGCGACGGCGCGCGCACGGGCGCGGGCGCGGTGGTGACGAAGGACGTCCCGCCCGACACATTGGTCGTGGGAATCCCCGCGCGGGCGATCCGCAAGGCAAGCGAACAGCAGGGATGA
- a CDS encoding cytidine deaminase: MTNEDRKTLIDLADKARELAYVPYSKYPVGAALRTKSGKIYTGVNIENAAYPSGVCAERVAIFKAVSEGEREFDVIAVVTDNGGSPCGGCRQVMAEFGLETAVLLANGKGEIVTETTVAGLLPGAFTPEWLPRR, translated from the coding sequence ATGACCAACGAAGACCGCAAGACTTTAATTGACCTCGCCGACAAAGCGCGGGAACTCGCCTATGTGCCGTATTCGAAATATCCCGTCGGCGCGGCGCTGCGGACGAAGAGCGGAAAAATCTACACGGGCGTCAACATCGAAAACGCGGCCTATCCCAGCGGAGTCTGCGCGGAGCGCGTCGCGATCTTCAAAGCCGTCTCGGAAGGCGAGCGCGAGTTCGACGTCATCGCGGTCGTCACCGACAACGGCGGCTCGCCCTGCGGCGGATGCCGCCAGGTGATGGCGGAATTCGGCCTGGAGACTGCCGTCCTGCTCGCGAACGGAAAGGGCGAGATCGTCACAGAGACGACCGTCGCCGGGCTGCTGCCCGGAGCGTTCACGCCGGAGTGGCTGCCGCGCCGATGA
- a CDS encoding dehydrogenase (flavoprotein) — protein sequence MDKDILIVGAGPAGLSTALHLARDFPHLAARVLLLEKARHPRPKLCAGGLTLDAETVLRRLRLDAGEVPHADASGIHFDFEAKGLSLRNPRGHSLRVIRRDEFDAWLAEKVRERGMEIREQVTVKEVVPDVDGVTVVTDQGEFRAQIVVGADGSNGVTRRCILPREAVGTARVLEALTPGQPQMSNSRHKADSAYFDFFAVPAGIAGYTWDFPTQVQGQPTRCWGIYDANMTDRNKPPLKETLAEEMSRHGLDLGDYELKGHPIRWYRRRARMSVPRVLLAGDAAGSDPLFGEGISMALGYGALAAREVGEAFERGEFSFAGYRRRVARSGLGQTLVVRRAVAQVVYSVPWRWFQILLWRVLKPVVVAAAWVFVLNWTRRLPASKEKGDESRR from the coding sequence ATGGACAAAGACATCCTGATCGTCGGCGCGGGCCCGGCCGGGCTCTCGACCGCCCTCCACCTCGCGCGGGACTTTCCGCATCTCGCGGCCCGCGTCCTGCTCCTCGAAAAGGCGCGGCACCCGCGTCCCAAACTCTGCGCCGGCGGACTGACCCTCGACGCGGAGACCGTCCTCCGCCGCCTCCGCCTCGACGCGGGCGAGGTCCCCCACGCGGACGCGTCCGGCATCCACTTCGACTTCGAGGCGAAGGGACTCTCCCTGCGCAACCCTCGCGGCCACAGCCTGCGCGTCATCCGCCGCGACGAGTTCGACGCGTGGCTGGCGGAAAAAGTCCGCGAGCGGGGCATGGAAATCAGGGAGCAGGTCACGGTGAAAGAGGTCGTCCCCGACGTCGACGGCGTGACGGTTGTCACTGACCAGGGAGAGTTCCGCGCGCAGATCGTCGTCGGCGCGGACGGCTCAAACGGCGTGACGCGCCGGTGCATCCTGCCGCGCGAGGCGGTCGGCACGGCGAGGGTGTTGGAAGCGCTCACGCCCGGCCAACCGCAAATGAGCAATTCGCGTCACAAAGCCGACAGCGCGTATTTTGATTTCTTCGCCGTCCCCGCGGGCATCGCGGGGTACACCTGGGACTTCCCCACTCAGGTCCAGGGACAGCCGACGCGCTGCTGGGGCATTTACGACGCGAACATGACCGACCGGAACAAACCGCCTTTGAAAGAGACTCTCGCCGAAGAGATGTCGCGTCATGGGCTCGACCTGGGCGATTACGAGTTGAAGGGACATCCCATCCGCTGGTACAGGCGGCGGGCGCGGATGTCGGTCCCGCGCGTGCTGCTCGCGGGCGACGCGGCGGGGTCCGACCCGCTGTTCGGCGAGGGCATCAGCATGGCGCTGGGATACGGCGCGCTGGCCGCGCGCGAGGTCGGCGAGGCGTTCGAGCGCGGGGAATTTTCGTTTGCGGGATACCGCCGCCGGGTGGCGCGCAGCGGACTCGGTCAGACGCTGGTCGTCCGCCGGGCGGTCGCGCAGGTCGTCTACTCCGTCCCGTGGAGGTGGTTCCAGATCCTGCTCTGGCGCGTCCTGAAACCGGTCGTCGTCGCGGCGGCGTGGGTCTTTGTGCTGAATTGGACGCGCCGCCTGCCCGCGTCGAAAGAAAAGGGAGACGAGAGTCGTCGTTAA
- a CDS encoding DNA repair protein RecO — MDKPRSLRVEAVVLRHSDFGEADRLLTLYTREQGKTRAVAKGARKIASRKAGHLEPFTRVKLQLARGRDLFIVTQAETVDAYPALRVDLTLTGYAAYVLELIDRFVPDEESASPSLYRLLTETLSRLNAGENPWLTVRSCEMRLLDLLGFRPRLFECANCGNEIQPEDQFFSAALGGAVCPRCGQGLPRLWPVSVDALKYLRHFQRSDHRAAARARPDAETQKEIEAVMQGYFQYLLERELNTPGFIKQIAN, encoded by the coding sequence ATGGACAAACCCCGCTCCCTCCGCGTCGAAGCCGTCGTCCTGCGCCACAGCGATTTTGGCGAGGCCGACCGCCTGCTCACGCTCTACACCCGCGAGCAGGGAAAAACGCGCGCGGTCGCGAAGGGCGCGCGCAAGATCGCCTCGCGCAAAGCGGGACACCTCGAACCCTTCACCCGCGTCAAACTGCAACTGGCGCGCGGACGCGACCTCTTCATCGTCACCCAGGCCGAGACGGTGGACGCCTACCCCGCGCTGCGCGTCGACCTGACTTTGACCGGCTACGCGGCCTACGTCCTGGAACTGATCGACCGCTTCGTCCCCGACGAAGAAAGCGCGTCGCCGTCCCTCTACCGCCTCCTCACCGAGACGTTGTCTCGCCTCAACGCCGGGGAGAATCCCTGGCTGACGGTCCGCTCCTGCGAAATGCGCCTGCTCGACCTGCTGGGATTCCGCCCGCGGCTCTTCGAATGCGCCAACTGCGGGAACGAGATCCAGCCTGAAGACCAGTTCTTCTCCGCCGCGCTGGGAGGCGCCGTCTGTCCCCGCTGCGGACAGGGACTGCCGCGCCTGTGGCCCGTCTCGGTGGACGCGCTGAAATACCTGCGTCACTTCCAGCGCAGCGACCACCGCGCCGCGGCGCGCGCCCGTCCCGACGCGGAGACGCAAAAAGAGATCGAAGCCGTGATGCAGGGCTACTTCCAATATTTGCTGGAGAGGGAACTGAACACCCCCGGATTCATCAAACAGATCGCAAACTGA
- a CDS encoding Crp/Fnr family transcriptional regulator, with product MPRSKSPVRLEWVDPAFCSLDYRLKIVGRLPFFKSLSPEAITKINARFHDREVRAGERIYFEGDEADRLYLVAMGKVKLTLSAAAGREALLDILHGGEHFGSLTALGGSAHTETAVAQTDCCILQISSADFEAILAEYPEVARRALEVVSRRLAESREVIRQLSSYTAEQRIAAALLRLAGKLGEERGENVLIQLPFSRQDLAAMTGTTTETVSRVMSRFAEEKWIKSGRKWVTVTDAKRLKLLTEKGAVN from the coding sequence ATGCCCCGTTCCAAATCTCCCGTGCGGCTCGAATGGGTGGACCCCGCGTTTTGTTCGCTGGACTATCGCTTGAAGATCGTCGGGCGGTTGCCGTTCTTCAAATCCCTGTCTCCCGAAGCGATTACGAAGATCAACGCGCGCTTTCACGACCGCGAAGTCCGCGCTGGGGAACGGATCTACTTTGAAGGGGACGAGGCCGATCGTCTGTACCTGGTGGCGATGGGCAAAGTCAAATTGACGCTCAGCGCCGCGGCGGGACGGGAGGCGCTGCTGGATATTTTGCACGGCGGCGAACACTTCGGTTCGCTGACCGCCCTCGGCGGGAGCGCGCACACGGAGACCGCCGTCGCCCAGACCGATTGCTGCATCCTGCAAATCTCCTCGGCGGATTTCGAAGCGATCCTCGCCGAATATCCCGAGGTGGCGCGGCGCGCGCTGGAGGTCGTCAGCCGGCGTTTGGCGGAGTCGCGGGAGGTCATCCGGCAGTTGAGTTCGTACACCGCCGAGCAGCGGATCGCGGCGGCGCTGCTGCGGTTGGCGGGGAAACTGGGCGAGGAGCGCGGGGAGAACGTCTTGATCCAGCTGCCGTTTTCTCGGCAGGACCTGGCCGCGATGACCGGGACCACCACCGAGACGGTCAGCCGCGTGATGAGCCGCTTCGCGGAGGAGAAATGGATCAAGTCGGGGCGCAAATGGGTGACCGTCACGGACGCGAAGCGTTTGAAACTCCTGACGGAAAAGGGCGCGGTTAATTGA